The following proteins are co-located in the Pseudoalteromonas sp. N1230-9 genome:
- the rplT gene encoding 50S ribosomal protein L20, giving the protein MARVKRGVIARARHKKVLKQAKGYYGARSRVYRVAFQAVTKAGQYAYRDRRAKKRTFRQLWIARINAAARQNGLSYSRFINGLKKTSVEIDRKILADIAVYDQVAFAALVEKAKEGLAA; this is encoded by the coding sequence ATGGCAAGAGTTAAACGCGGTGTTATCGCACGTGCACGTCACAAAAAAGTTTTAAAGCAAGCTAAAGGTTACTACGGAGCACGTTCACGTGTTTACCGCGTAGCTTTCCAGGCAGTTACTAAAGCGGGTCAATACGCTTACCGTGACCGTCGTGCTAAGAAACGTACTTTCCGTCAACTTTGGATTGCACGTATCAATGCAGCAGCTCGTCAAAACGGTCTTTCATACAGCCGTTTTATCAATGGTCTTAAAAAGACTTCTGTAGAAATCGATCGTAAGATCCTTGCAGATATCGCAGTTTATGACCAAGTTGCATTTGCAGCACTTGTTGAAAAAGCAAAAGAAGGCCTAGCGGCTTAA
- a CDS encoding SulP family inorganic anion transporter, with protein MFNLLSKAPSSAKNDILSGLTVALALVPEAVAFAFVANVEPLVGLYAAFIVGLITAIFGGRPGMISGATGALAVVMVSLVLDHGVEYLFATVLLMGILQILAGVFKLGKFIRMVPHPVMLGFVNGLAIVIFLAQLGQFKVPDGMGGQQWMEGQALYIMLGLVALTMAIIHFLPKLTTAVPSSLVAIVTVTGLVIGLDLEARTVLDFLKGMTGNEQATIAGGLPEFHIPMVPFNLETLKIIFPYALVLAAIGLIESLLTLTLIDEITETRGHSNKECIGQGAANVTCGFFGAMGGCAMIGQSMININSGGRSRLSGISAALLLLVFIVFAASLIEMIPLAALVGVMFMVVLGTFEWASFKMMKRVPKSDAFVIVLVSGVTVATDLAIAVCVGVIVSALVFAWQHAKHIYTSNYIDEQGSKVYELHGPLFFGSVKNFAELFDVKNDPQDVIIEFKHSRVADHSAIEAIDSLADKYKKAGKQLHLRHLSPDCIQLLHKARDIVEVNVIEDPNYKVASDKLA; from the coding sequence ATGTTTAACTTACTCAGCAAAGCCCCCAGCTCTGCTAAAAACGATATTTTATCAGGCCTGACTGTAGCGTTAGCATTAGTACCAGAAGCAGTTGCATTTGCTTTCGTTGCTAACGTTGAACCATTAGTCGGTTTATATGCTGCATTTATTGTTGGCTTAATAACGGCTATTTTCGGTGGTCGTCCAGGCATGATTTCAGGTGCTACAGGCGCACTGGCAGTTGTGATGGTAAGTTTAGTATTAGATCATGGTGTAGAATATTTATTTGCCACTGTACTATTAATGGGGATATTGCAGATCTTAGCGGGTGTTTTTAAGCTCGGTAAATTTATCCGCATGGTGCCACATCCAGTGATGTTGGGATTTGTAAACGGTTTGGCAATCGTTATTTTCTTAGCGCAGTTAGGGCAGTTTAAAGTACCGGATGGCATGGGCGGTCAGCAGTGGATGGAAGGTCAAGCACTTTATATTATGCTTGGTTTAGTTGCATTAACTATGGCTATTATTCATTTTTTGCCAAAGCTCACAACAGCAGTACCATCTTCGCTTGTTGCGATTGTGACCGTGACAGGTTTAGTCATTGGTCTGGATTTAGAAGCGCGCACGGTACTTGATTTTCTAAAAGGCATGACAGGTAACGAGCAAGCGACTATTGCAGGTGGCTTACCTGAATTTCATATTCCTATGGTGCCTTTCAATTTAGAAACGCTTAAAATTATTTTCCCTTACGCATTAGTCCTAGCGGCAATTGGCTTAATTGAATCATTATTAACACTCACTTTAATTGATGAGATCACAGAAACTCGCGGCCACAGTAATAAAGAGTGTATAGGTCAAGGTGCTGCCAATGTAACCTGTGGTTTTTTTGGTGCAATGGGTGGTTGTGCCATGATTGGTCAATCAATGATCAATATAAACTCGGGTGGTCGTTCACGTTTATCTGGCATTAGTGCAGCTTTATTGCTTCTTGTTTTTATCGTGTTTGCAGCAAGTTTAATCGAGATGATCCCATTAGCAGCGCTAGTTGGTGTTATGTTTATGGTTGTTTTAGGCACATTTGAGTGGGCAAGTTTCAAAATGATGAAGCGAGTACCTAAGTCAGATGCGTTTGTGATTGTATTAGTCTCAGGTGTAACCGTTGCAACCGACTTAGCAATAGCGGTTTGTGTGGGTGTTATTGTATCTGCACTGGTATTTGCTTGGCAGCATGCGAAGCACATTTACACAAGTAATTACATAGACGAACAAGGTTCAAAAGTATATGAACTGCATGGCCCATTGTTCTTTGGCTCAGTGAAAAACTTTGCTGAATTATTTGATGTTAAAAATGATCCTCAAGATGTGATCATTGAATTTAAGCACAGCCGTGTTGCTGACCATAGTGCAATTGAAGCCATAGATAGCCTAGCGGATAAATATAAGAAAGCAGGTAAGCAATTACACTTACGTCATTTGAGTCCTGATTGCATTCAACTCCTTCATAAAGCACGTGATATTGTTGAAGTTAATGTGATTGAAGATCCAAATTATAAAGTGGCTTCAGATAAATTAGCTTAA
- a CDS encoding M14 family metallopeptidase: MFASLMFLSAAVTMDSHLPPLKPWQGESVTLMQEKGPLTTDFELSGGMRSPNYEDTMAFVDRLVAANPTQFKVQTIATSSAGRKIKMLVANEQGLFDAAQLTSDAKPTIFIQAGIHSGEIDGKDAMFMLLRDIATGKRRDILSKVNILFIPILNVDGHERSSQFNRINQRGPVEMGFRTNGLNLNLNRDYTKLDTPEVRGVLKVINTFKPDLYVDVHVTDGADYQYDVTYGYNPVFSSESPSVSEALDTMFKPIIDAKLTKMGHIPGPLVFVMDKRDFKKGLAGWVATPRYSNGWGDLRSLPSILVENHSLKPYKQRVLGTYVFLDGAIDALAKNNQALQAAVKKEREFKPTQLVVERSYATELDTLVFKGIKYTRSKSELSGQAEVAYLGEEESYDALPIYWQKIVKKTVNVPSAFYIPPAYSAIISKLKLHGVEVLRVNDTGPKSLTQASVKDYTFANVPFEGRFRVEASFDYKSINDVDVAGWYKVSTNQPYSELATHLLHPEAPDSFFAWGEFNTIFQRTEYMENYALIPYAKQMLQEQPELALEFDQKVREDKAFAKDPEARLNWLYKRSPFYDQAYLQYPILMAFEQPSMEQ; encoded by the coding sequence ATGTTTGCTAGCTTAATGTTTTTATCTGCTGCTGTGACCATGGACAGTCACTTACCACCCTTAAAACCTTGGCAAGGTGAAAGTGTGACTTTGATGCAAGAAAAAGGTCCATTAACTACAGATTTTGAATTAAGTGGCGGTATGCGTTCGCCAAATTATGAAGATACCATGGCATTTGTTGATAGACTTGTGGCTGCCAACCCCACACAGTTTAAAGTACAAACAATAGCAACAAGCAGTGCAGGGCGTAAGATAAAAATGTTAGTGGCGAATGAGCAAGGTTTGTTCGATGCAGCGCAGTTAACGTCTGATGCTAAGCCAACAATTTTTATTCAAGCAGGTATACACAGTGGTGAGATTGATGGCAAAGACGCCATGTTTATGCTGCTGCGTGACATTGCAACAGGCAAGCGCCGTGATATCTTGAGTAAAGTGAATATACTCTTCATTCCTATTTTAAATGTTGATGGACATGAAAGAAGTAGCCAATTCAATCGTATAAATCAGCGTGGCCCCGTTGAAATGGGCTTTAGAACCAATGGTTTAAATTTAAACCTTAATCGAGATTACACTAAGTTAGATACCCCAGAAGTGCGAGGTGTCTTGAAGGTTATTAATACGTTCAAACCCGATCTCTATGTCGATGTGCATGTCACTGACGGCGCTGATTATCAGTATGATGTAACGTATGGCTATAATCCTGTTTTTTCAAGTGAATCACCCAGTGTTTCAGAAGCACTTGATACAATGTTCAAACCAATTATCGATGCTAAATTGACAAAAATGGGGCATATCCCTGGTCCGTTAGTTTTTGTTATGGATAAACGTGACTTTAAAAAGGGATTAGCCGGTTGGGTCGCAACCCCCCGTTATTCAAACGGCTGGGGTGATTTACGCTCTTTACCGAGTATTTTAGTTGAGAATCACTCTTTGAAGCCTTATAAACAGCGTGTACTTGGCACTTATGTGTTTTTAGATGGTGCAATTGATGCACTCGCAAAAAATAATCAAGCGTTACAAGCTGCGGTTAAAAAAGAACGTGAATTTAAACCTACGCAACTGGTGGTTGAGCGCAGCTATGCTACAGAACTAGATACACTGGTATTTAAAGGAATTAAATATACGCGTAGTAAAAGTGAATTATCAGGGCAAGCGGAAGTAGCTTATCTTGGTGAAGAAGAAAGTTATGATGCATTGCCTATTTACTGGCAAAAAATCGTTAAAAAAACAGTTAATGTGCCTAGCGCCTTTTATATTCCGCCAGCTTATAGTGCAATTATTAGTAAATTAAAACTACATGGTGTCGAAGTATTGCGTGTTAACGACACTGGGCCTAAATCGTTAACACAGGCTTCGGTAAAAGACTATACTTTTGCTAACGTGCCTTTTGAAGGACGTTTTCGAGTTGAAGCAAGCTTCGATTACAAGAGTATCAATGATGTTGATGTAGCTGGCTGGTATAAGGTATCAACAAATCAGCCATACTCAGAGTTAGCAACTCATTTACTGCACCCTGAAGCACCTGATTCATTCTTTGCATGGGGAGAGTTCAATACTATTTTTCAGCGCACTGAGTATATGGAAAACTATGCTTTGATACCTTACGCAAAGCAAATGTTACAAGAGCAACCAGAGCTTGCGCTAGAGTTTGATCAAAAGGTCCGTGAAGATAAAGCCTTTGCTAAAGACCCAGAAGCACGACTTAATTGGCTATACAAGCGATCACCATTTTATGATCAGGCTTATTTGCAGTATCCAATTTTAATGGCTTTTGAACAACCTTCAATGGAGCAATAA
- a CDS encoding Lrp/AsnC family transcriptional regulator, protein MSLNQVDRQILALLQQDASLSTAEIADKVGLSQSPCWRRIAKLEQDGYIKGKVALLDEKKLGFDMLVYAHVRLSNHGRTNLAEFERLIMSYDEVTECYSMAGTMDFMLRIISKGIEGYEQFVRDNLLNLEFVQEVHSNVTMTCVKRSTSLPL, encoded by the coding sequence ATGTCTCTAAACCAAGTAGATCGCCAAATTTTGGCATTGTTACAGCAAGATGCTAGCTTATCAACGGCAGAAATTGCCGATAAAGTTGGTTTATCTCAATCTCCATGTTGGCGTCGTATCGCGAAGCTTGAGCAGGATGGCTATATCAAAGGTAAAGTTGCTTTGCTCGACGAAAAAAAGCTTGGCTTTGATATGTTGGTTTACGCCCACGTTCGCTTGTCTAACCACGGCAGAACAAATCTTGCTGAATTTGAACGTTTGATCATGAGTTATGATGAAGTCACTGAATGTTATAGTATGGCGGGGACAATGGACTTTATGTTGCGTATCATTTCAAAAGGAATAGAAGGTTATGAGCAGTTTGTTCGTGACAACCTTTTGAATCTAGAGTTCGTTCAAGAAGTACATTCGAATGTTACAATGACGTGTGTTAAACGTAGTACGTCGTTACCACTTTAA
- the pyk gene encoding pyruvate kinase — protein sequence MLRRTKIVATLGPATDRDNNLEKIIRAGANVVRLNFSHGVAQDHKDRAEAVRSIAKRLSKHVAILADLQGPKIRVSTFKDGKVNLEVGAKFTLDAEMEKGQGDVNAVGIDYKELPNDVKSGDLLLLNDGLIQLTVDSVDGALVHTTVTVGGVLSNNKGINRLGGGLTAPAFTDKDKEDLITATEIGVDYIAVSFPRSGDDMRYVRSLAEAAGSNAQLLAKIERAEAVETVEAIDDIVLASDAVMVARGDLGVEIGDAALVGKQKLIISRARSLNRTVVTATQMMESMIDNPMPTRAEVMDVANAVLDGTDAVMLSAETAAGDYPEETVATMARVCLGAESQKETHVSKHRLDSRFSSNAESIALSAMYAANHLDSVKAIVTLTESGSTAKLMSRISSGLPIYSLSRHASTLGQTALYRGVYPVFFDSTKCEDDSMVRDALNTLVELGSLVAGDTVILTHGDAMETIGATNTMKIVTV from the coding sequence ATGCTAAGACGCACAAAAATTGTTGCGACCCTTGGACCGGCAACCGATCGCGATAACAACCTAGAAAAAATTATTCGTGCAGGTGCAAATGTTGTTCGTTTGAACTTCTCACATGGTGTAGCACAAGATCATAAAGACCGCGCTGAAGCGGTACGCAGCATTGCTAAGCGTTTAAGCAAGCACGTTGCTATTCTGGCCGACTTACAAGGCCCTAAAATTCGTGTCTCAACTTTCAAAGATGGTAAAGTAAACCTAGAAGTAGGCGCAAAATTTACTCTTGATGCAGAAATGGAAAAAGGCCAAGGCGACGTAAACGCGGTAGGTATCGACTATAAAGAGTTACCAAACGATGTTAAATCAGGTGACTTACTACTATTAAACGACGGCTTAATTCAATTAACAGTTGATAGCGTAGATGGTGCCCTAGTTCACACGACTGTTACTGTTGGTGGCGTACTTTCAAACAATAAAGGGATTAACCGTTTAGGCGGTGGCTTAACAGCCCCTGCTTTCACTGATAAAGACAAAGAAGATTTAATCACTGCCACTGAAATTGGCGTTGATTACATTGCTGTTTCATTCCCACGTAGTGGCGATGACATGCGTTATGTTCGCTCTTTAGCAGAAGCAGCTGGCTCGAACGCGCAACTTCTTGCAAAAATAGAACGTGCAGAAGCGGTTGAAACAGTTGAAGCTATTGACGATATCGTACTTGCTTCTGACGCTGTTATGGTTGCACGTGGTGACCTTGGTGTTGAAATTGGTGATGCAGCCCTTGTTGGTAAACAAAAACTTATCATTAGCCGTGCGCGCTCACTAAACCGTACTGTTGTTACAGCAACACAAATGATGGAATCAATGATCGATAACCCAATGCCAACCCGTGCAGAGGTTATGGACGTTGCAAACGCAGTACTTGATGGCACTGATGCCGTTATGCTATCAGCTGAAACAGCCGCTGGTGACTACCCCGAAGAAACTGTTGCTACTATGGCCCGCGTTTGTTTGGGTGCAGAATCTCAAAAAGAAACGCACGTCTCTAAACACCGTTTAGACAGCCGTTTTTCATCAAATGCTGAATCAATAGCCTTATCTGCTATGTATGCAGCTAATCATTTAGATTCTGTAAAAGCGATTGTGACACTAACAGAATCAGGCAGCACAGCTAAGTTAATGTCGCGTATTAGCTCTGGTCTACCAATTTACTCACTATCACGTCATGCAAGCACATTGGGTCAAACAGCTCTTTACCGTGGCGTTTATCCTGTATTCTTCGATTCAACAAAATGTGAAGATGACAGCATGGTTCGTGACGCATTAAACACACTGGTTGAGCTTGGTTCTCTTGTGGCTGGCGATACAGTGATCTTAACGCACGGTGATGCGATGGAAACAATTGGTGCTACAAACACAATGAAGATTGTAACAGTTTAA
- a CDS encoding MBL fold metallo-hydrolase — protein sequence MNVVTVPVTGFAQNCRIVVCTNTNKAALIDPGGDADKLSAELSTLGCELESIFLTHGHLDHVGAAKQLADKFGVKIIGPHLDDKFWFDSLPMQAKMFGFAPITPFYPDAWLAHGDTIYVGETCLSVRHCPGHTPGHVVFYHDASEQVFVGDVIFQGSVGRTDFPKGDSAQLIASIKSEILSLADDVKILPGHGPNTTVGHERKTNPFISGRYG from the coding sequence ATGAATGTTGTTACAGTTCCAGTAACAGGCTTTGCACAAAATTGTCGTATTGTTGTTTGTACAAATACCAATAAAGCGGCATTGATAGACCCTGGCGGGGACGCCGATAAACTAAGCGCAGAGCTCTCTACATTAGGGTGTGAACTTGAGTCTATCTTTTTAACCCATGGTCACCTTGATCACGTTGGTGCAGCGAAACAACTAGCTGATAAATTTGGTGTAAAAATCATTGGGCCACATCTTGATGATAAGTTTTGGTTTGATTCGTTACCAATGCAAGCGAAAATGTTTGGTTTTGCGCCGATTACGCCATTTTATCCAGATGCATGGTTAGCTCATGGTGACACAATCTATGTTGGAGAGACTTGTTTATCAGTTCGCCACTGCCCTGGGCATACTCCTGGGCATGTTGTTTTTTACCATGATGCATCAGAGCAAGTTTTCGTTGGTGATGTAATTTTTCAAGGCTCAGTAGGGCGTACAGATTTTCCTAAAGGGGACAGTGCGCAACTTATTGCATCTATTAAGTCTGAAATTTTGAGTCTAGCAGATGACGTTAAAATTCTTCCGGGGCACGGTCCGAATACGACCGTAGGCCATGAACGAAAAACAAACCCATTTATTAGTGGACGCTATGGCTAA
- the ansA gene encoding asparaginase produces MKRKRIYIAYTGGTIGMKKSSRGYVPAEGFLTETVVNNAEFNRDEMPLFDIHEYCPLIDSSDMSPAHWQLIADDIKSKYQDYDGFVVLHGTDTMAYTASALSFMFENLTKPVIVTGSQIPLSQLRSDGQVNLLNAMYLAANYPIAEVSLFFNNQLFRGNRATKAHADGFDAFASPNLEPLALSGINIQLIKGQLSPYVDNELQVSNITPQPIGVLYLYPGISPKVVKSLVNDDIKALVLLSFGVGNAPQDPAFLDILNDASKRGMVIVNLTQCLKGQVNMGGYATGNALLNCGVISGYDMTLEACLTKLHYLFSQKLEVETIRHLMQDNLRGELSR; encoded by the coding sequence ATGAAACGTAAACGTATATATATCGCCTACACGGGCGGCACAATCGGGATGAAAAAATCAAGTCGCGGTTATGTTCCGGCAGAAGGTTTTTTAACCGAAACAGTGGTTAATAATGCAGAGTTTAATCGCGATGAAATGCCTTTGTTTGATATTCACGAATATTGCCCGCTCATTGATTCTTCAGATATGTCCCCTGCCCACTGGCAACTCATTGCTGACGATATTAAAAGTAAATACCAAGATTATGATGGCTTTGTAGTTTTGCATGGTACCGATACCATGGCCTACACAGCTTCTGCCTTGTCTTTCATGTTCGAAAATCTAACAAAACCTGTGATTGTGACGGGCTCGCAAATTCCACTGTCGCAGCTTCGTTCTGATGGCCAAGTAAATTTACTTAATGCAATGTATTTAGCCGCTAATTACCCAATTGCTGAAGTAAGCCTGTTTTTTAATAACCAACTGTTTCGTGGTAACCGTGCAACAAAAGCCCATGCCGATGGTTTTGATGCGTTTGCTTCACCTAACCTTGAACCTTTAGCATTATCTGGAATTAATATTCAACTTATCAAAGGGCAACTTAGCCCTTACGTTGATAACGAATTACAGGTATCGAATATTACACCACAACCAATTGGTGTGCTTTATCTATACCCTGGTATAAGCCCTAAAGTGGTAAAAAGCTTAGTTAATGATGACATCAAAGCACTTGTTTTACTTAGCTTTGGTGTGGGTAATGCCCCACAAGATCCAGCGTTTTTAGATATTCTAAATGACGCTAGTAAACGCGGTATGGTGATTGTTAACCTAACACAATGCTTAAAAGGTCAAGTGAACATGGGGGGTTATGCAACGGGTAATGCCTTATTAAATTGTGGTGTGATCAGTGGCTACGATATGACATTAGAAGCGTGTTTAACCAAGTTACACTACTTATTTAGTCAAAAGCTTGAAGTAGAAACAATTCGTCACTTGATGCAAGACAACCTGCGTGGTGAATTAAGCCGATAA
- a CDS encoding sensor histidine kinase, which produces MNWQSLVDNRQRFFWVLQIAGWIGYALVNYIGSKVFEMRDIYVFVIVLNAYAGCLMTIPLRYMYRKVWNASPWVLMLVVFGASYLTGTLWAVVQKFNLWEIYRHGYRPNEWFYYLQQGLDSVYIILCWSGLYFGIKYYQLLQSERQKALKATTMAHEAQLKMLRYQLNPHFLFNTLNAISTLILVKENKDANLMVSKLSDFLRYTLNTDPIKKVPLEQELHALMLYLEIERVRFDERLQVNVEVSEQAKEALVPSLILQPIIENAIKYAIAQLNEGGVIDIKAQVFANELLLEVGDNGPGTELINGQLVNSQGVGIANTKDRLKTLYENNYSFVLSDNTPSGLKVNLRVPFEKAVK; this is translated from the coding sequence TTGAATTGGCAATCTTTAGTTGATAATCGACAACGTTTTTTCTGGGTCCTGCAGATCGCTGGCTGGATTGGCTATGCATTAGTAAATTATATAGGCTCAAAAGTATTTGAAATGCGTGACATATACGTGTTTGTTATCGTTTTGAATGCTTATGCAGGATGCTTAATGACGATACCTTTACGCTATATGTATAGGAAAGTATGGAACGCGTCACCATGGGTATTAATGCTCGTTGTTTTTGGTGCGTCTTATTTGACGGGAACGCTTTGGGCAGTAGTACAAAAGTTTAACTTATGGGAAATATATCGCCATGGTTATAGGCCAAATGAGTGGTTTTATTACCTTCAACAAGGTTTAGATTCTGTCTATATCATTTTGTGTTGGAGTGGTTTGTACTTTGGAATTAAGTATTACCAGCTTTTACAAAGTGAGCGACAAAAAGCGTTAAAAGCAACAACAATGGCCCATGAAGCTCAACTAAAAATGCTTCGTTATCAGTTAAACCCGCATTTTTTATTTAATACGCTTAATGCTATTTCTACATTGATATTGGTAAAAGAGAACAAAGATGCAAATCTAATGGTCTCTAAGTTAAGTGACTTTTTACGTTATACGTTAAACACAGATCCAATCAAAAAAGTCCCATTAGAGCAGGAGTTACATGCTTTAATGTTGTACTTAGAAATTGAAAGAGTACGTTTTGATGAACGTTTGCAGGTAAATGTTGAAGTGAGTGAGCAAGCAAAAGAAGCGCTAGTGCCAAGTTTAATACTGCAACCGATCATCGAAAATGCCATTAAGTATGCTATTGCACAACTAAATGAAGGTGGTGTGATTGATATAAAAGCACAAGTTTTCGCAAATGAACTATTATTGGAAGTAGGCGATAATGGTCCTGGTACCGAGCTGATAAATGGCCAACTGGTTAATTCTCAAGGCGTTGGCATAGCAAATACCAAAGACCGACTAAAAACACTTTATGAGAACAATTATTCGTTTGTACTCTCTGACAATACGCCAAGTGGATTAAAGGTAAATCTGCGTGTTCCGTTTGAAAAGGCTGTTAAATAA
- a CDS encoding LytR/AlgR family response regulator transcription factor yields MSKIRTLIVDDEPLARKGLAVRLSEFDDLEVIRLCSNGQEAIDECLSGNIQLVFLDIQMPNMNGFEVARALSESVNPLPAIVFVTAFDQFAVKAFEIHALDYILKPVDDNRLKQAVEKVHTYLKTQQDNAHKKKLASFVAGITGNNCEEILKKLATGDSLADRRYPESLAVKEQGEIVRVPVVTIQWVDAAGDYMCLHCQDGQTHILRKTMKELEQELDPQLFVRVHRSAIVNTKQISKLVTQVSGEYLLVLDNGQELKVSRSYRDKVKAALAS; encoded by the coding sequence ATGAGCAAAATTAGAACGCTGATTGTTGATGACGAACCATTAGCCAGAAAAGGCTTAGCTGTACGACTTTCTGAGTTTGACGATTTGGAAGTTATTCGTTTATGTAGCAATGGACAAGAAGCAATTGATGAGTGTTTATCTGGTAACATTCAATTAGTATTTTTGGATATCCAAATGCCAAACATGAATGGTTTTGAAGTCGCGCGAGCATTAAGCGAGAGTGTTAATCCATTACCAGCAATTGTTTTTGTAACGGCATTTGATCAGTTTGCTGTTAAAGCATTCGAAATTCATGCATTGGATTATATTCTTAAACCAGTCGATGACAACAGACTAAAACAGGCGGTAGAGAAAGTGCATACCTATTTAAAGACACAACAAGATAACGCCCATAAGAAGAAACTAGCGAGCTTTGTTGCGGGTATTACAGGTAACAACTGCGAAGAAATTTTAAAGAAATTAGCAACAGGAGATAGCCTAGCAGATAGGCGTTACCCAGAATCACTCGCTGTAAAAGAGCAGGGTGAGATTGTTCGTGTGCCTGTGGTGACAATTCAATGGGTTGATGCGGCAGGTGATTATATGTGCCTACATTGCCAAGACGGACAAACACATATCTTACGTAAAACTATGAAAGAGCTTGAACAAGAGCTCGACCCGCAATTATTTGTACGTGTTCATCGTAGTGCTATTGTAAATACTAAGCAAATTAGCAAGCTTGTAACGCAAGTAAGCGGTGAATATTTATTAGTGCTTGATAACGGCCAAGAATTAAAAGTGAGCCGTAGCTACCGTGATAAAGTAAAAGCAGCACTGGCCAGCTAG
- the gndA gene encoding NADP-dependent phosphogluconate dehydrogenase: MQVALVGLGVMGKNLALNLIEKGLTLVAYDKNPDAGAELLSCAKTLGLADRLHIVSDLNDMVRRLEPPRSILLLVPAGELVDKVCTELAEAGVDCDDIIVDCGNSNYKDGISRKLKYQNKFEFATMGISGGAEGARHGPAMMASGSEGGWERVEPWFEKVAASYKGESCFARVGQSASGHFVKMVHNGIEYALMQLIAEMYQLLRLGTNRSPKEVADIFNDWSEGTLNSYLLSISSHILSLETTEGEPLVDLIDNKVGAKGTGLWTAQNALELGIAVPSLVAAVQARHLTNTCDTHAAKEMTYAAKATDSVDLDLDELKDAFTLASLLAYRQGLALIKGASRAHQWKVDLSKTLQTWRAGCIIRADYLDNVAEGVEFIDSMQRESAALRKVTGAAVASGLAFPVLTATQTYIATLTTPSNGHLVQAQRDYFGEHGIKTHSGEICHLTDLVEIDEKVR; the protein is encoded by the coding sequence ATGCAAGTTGCATTAGTAGGGTTAGGCGTTATGGGTAAAAATCTTGCCCTCAACCTGATTGAAAAAGGGCTGACATTAGTAGCTTATGATAAAAACCCTGATGCGGGTGCTGAGTTACTAAGCTGTGCGAAAACGCTTGGTTTGGCAGACCGTTTACACATAGTGTCTGATTTAAATGATATGGTTAGACGCTTAGAACCGCCTCGTTCAATCTTACTATTAGTTCCTGCTGGTGAATTGGTTGATAAAGTATGTACAGAGCTTGCAGAAGCAGGTGTTGACTGTGATGACATAATTGTAGATTGCGGCAACAGTAACTACAAAGACGGCATTAGCCGTAAACTTAAATATCAAAACAAATTTGAATTTGCCACTATGGGTATTTCTGGCGGTGCAGAAGGTGCGCGTCATGGTCCTGCTATGATGGCGAGTGGTTCAGAAGGCGGCTGGGAACGTGTAGAGCCGTGGTTTGAAAAAGTAGCGGCAAGCTACAAAGGTGAGTCGTGTTTTGCGCGTGTAGGCCAATCTGCAAGTGGTCACTTTGTAAAAATGGTTCACAACGGTATTGAATATGCGTTAATGCAGTTAATTGCTGAAATGTACCAATTACTGCGTTTAGGCACCAATCGTTCACCGAAAGAAGTGGCTGATATTTTCAATGACTGGTCAGAAGGGACTTTAAATAGCTACTTACTGTCAATTTCAAGCCATATCTTAAGCCTTGAAACAACAGAAGGTGAGCCACTAGTCGATTTAATCGATAATAAGGTTGGCGCTAAAGGCACTGGCCTATGGACTGCACAAAATGCGCTAGAACTTGGCATTGCAGTGCCATCATTAGTGGCGGCTGTACAAGCTCGTCACTTAACAAATACTTGTGATACACATGCAGCGAAAGAAATGACTTACGCTGCTAAAGCAACTGACTCAGTTGATTTAGATTTGGATGAGTTAAAAGATGCATTCACACTGGCAAGTTTACTTGCTTATCGTCAAGGCTTAGCACTTATCAAAGGTGCGTCTCGTGCCCATCAGTGGAAAGTTGACCTTTCGAAAACGCTACAAACATGGCGCGCTGGTTGTATCATCCGTGCAGATTACTTAGATAATGTAGCTGAAGGTGTAGAGTTTATCGATTCTATGCAGCGTGAATCAGCAGCATTACGTAAAGTGACAGGCGCAGCAGTTGCATCTGGTCTTGCGTTCCCTGTGTTAACAGCAACACAAACTTACATTGCGACGTTAACAACACCAAGTAATGGTCACCTTGTTCAAGCACAACGTGACTACTTCGGTGAGCATGGTATTAAAACTCACAGTGGTGAGATTTGTCATTTAACAGACTTAGTTGAGATTGACGAAAAAGTTCGTTAA